Sequence from the Egibacter rhizosphaerae genome:
CGCCAGTGCTCGAACAGCCGGGGCTCCCGTTTGGTTGCTCCGGTGAACGCACGATGGGCTGGGTGGACCCCTCGGAGCCGTTTGTGCTTGCGGCGGAGCCAGCGCACCAAGTAGGCGTTGATGCGCGCGAGGAGGGGATACATCGCGGAGCGGTAGAACGCTCCGTAGTAATTCATCCAGCCGCGGACGATCGGGTTGATCGCTCGGGCCAGTTCGACAAGGGTCAGGTTGGTTCGGCGGTGCAGCCGCCATCGGCGGACTTGACCGCTGATTTTGTTGAGGGCGTCTTTGCTGATCGCGGGCGCAAACCCCAGGAAGATCCTGCCGTCTTTGCGCCGCGCGCCGCGCGGCCGGAACGTGAACCCCAGGAACGTGAAACTGGTGTGCTCGTAGTCGAGCGGCCGGTTCGCGTCCTTGCAGTACACGATCTTCGTTTTGGCCGGGTGCAATCGCAGCCCAACCTGTTCCATACGCTCGGCGATCGCGGCCAGCACGTGGCGGGCCTGGCGTTCGCTGACGCAGTGCACCACCGCGTCGTCGGCGTAGCGTTCGAACGGGACACGCGGGTAGGTCCGCTGCATCCAGGCGTCGAACGCATAGTGCAGGAACAAGTTGGCCAACACGGGCGAGACCGCTGACCCTTGGGGAGTCCCTTGGTCTCGCTGCAGCAAAAACCCGTCGGGCTGCCGCATCGGCGCTTGCAGCCACCGCTTGAGGTACAGCAGCACCCACGGGGCGTCGGTGTGGGCCTCCACAGCCTTGACGATGAGGTCATGCCGGACGCTGTCGAAAAAGCTAGCCACGTCAAGGTCAATGACCCAGTCGTGCTCCCAACAACGCTTGCGGCAGACCGCCACCGCGTCCAACGCCGCCTTACCCTGCCGGTAGCCATACGAGTCGGGGTGGAACACCGGCTCCACCCGCGACTCCAGATGCATGGCCACCACGGTTTGGGCGACGCGATCGGCGACGGTCGGGACCCCGAGGGTCCTGGTGCCGCCGCCGTGCTGTTTGGGGATCTCCACCGCTTTGACCGGAGGCGGGAAGTAACTCCCCGACGACATCCGGTTCCAGACCTTGTACAGGTTGTCCTGCAGGTCGGCCTCGAACGCCTCGATGGTCTGCCCATCGACCCCTGGCCCGCCGCCGTTCTTCTTGACCCTCTTGAACGCCTCCCAGACGTCCCACTTCGAGATCGCAAACGGCTTGCCTTGTGATTTCAGTTTGCTCACCGCGACTCCTCCCAGGCGATGCCTGGTTGGTCGGACGAACCACCACGGACGACCTGGCCCCTTCGCTCCACCCCCATTACAGGGGCTTCACCGCTACTACAAGCCAGTCCGCCAGCGCGCCACAGCGACGGTACTCAATCCCTCGCGGTTCCAGCCGCTCGGGACGCTCCCTCTCGCCGCCCTCGGGCGGTCGGTGTCAGGGCGCGCCTTCTCACGTTCCGCGTGAACGCCGCAGATCAGGCTCGCGTCGCCTTCATGCCGGACACCACCTGGCCAGTAAGCGGGCACCCGCCAGACTCATCCCAAAGCGCCAACGTCGCCTCGGTTTTGATGTCACCTAATTACGGTTGCGACACGTCATCAGCGATTCGCTTGCGCTCGCCTTCCTGATCCCTACCTGACGCCTCAAGGGCGCCTTCTCCCTCATCGCTCACCACGACAGTCTTCAGCTAACGCAGCAGAGGGCGGTTTGACGGCTCCCCCACGCAGGGCGCCGCCGGAGGGCCACAAATCCTCCATCATCCACGCAGCATTGCTTCCAGAAGCTCTGCCTACATCAGATCAGCTCCCTTCCGCATTCGTGACGCACCATTGGGCCGCGTTGGCCTGGCACCTGCTATCCGGGGATACCCGGTGATTCACACGCATCTCGGAGCCGAAGATCTCCTACGGGTGCCGGGCTCGGCGAACGGCGGTAGATCCGGCTACCGAGGCAGGGATTGGGACGCCCCGGGGATGGTGGAGAGCCTGGAGTTTGG
This genomic interval carries:
- the ltrA gene encoding group II intron reverse transcriptase/maturase, which codes for MSKLKSQGKPFAISKWDVWEAFKRVKKNGGGPGVDGQTIEAFEADLQDNLYKVWNRMSSGSYFPPPVKAVEIPKQHGGGTRTLGVPTVADRVAQTVVAMHLESRVEPVFHPDSYGYRQGKAALDAVAVCRKRCWEHDWVIDLDVASFFDSVRHDLIVKAVEAHTDAPWVLLYLKRWLQAPMRQPDGFLLQRDQGTPQGSAVSPVLANLFLHYAFDAWMQRTYPRVPFERYADDAVVHCVSERQARHVLAAIAERMEQVGLRLHPAKTKIVYCKDANRPLDYEHTSFTFLGFTFRPRGARRKDGRIFLGFAPAISKDALNKISGQVRRWRLHRRTNLTLVELARAINPIVRGWMNYYGAFYRSAMYPLLARINAYLVRWLRRKHKRLRGVHPAHRAFTGATKREPRLFEHWRWVPSVW